A part of Pirellulaceae bacterium genomic DNA contains:
- a CDS encoding oligosaccharide flippase family protein: MSPDSSFADTAAPNSNTGLQRLVAQGHQIFDRLWYSPASWALLDQMIVSGLRFATTMMIGRFCGPEELGIYVLAFSAILFVSLSHESLIAKPYQVFCQSMKATRQRVYTGSALIQLILLAVLVITVALLSVMTMWLNSLSPKLCWVVLTLAATMPGILLWEFVRRQAFAMMDMRSVAILDSCLAFLQLSSLVIMGLLGHLTLVRALILIAICSSVVGMTRLWQLRSRYRVLRRRLGSDLVKNWRFGRWFFAGQIVGLVQSYAVPWILTFYYGAEKTGILMACQTLVLLSNPLLIGLANWLGPASVRTYVTAGVQGMNRLLLKVSLLSNGCMIFFALMLYLLGEWVLVLTFGPDYKGHGHLVAITGVTALGFSMTVSGSSGLSAILYPRVILLGTLTGSLVSVLTLPLMVQQWELTGAAWSLAAGSLTSGSIHLFGYWLFSKANHLQQDAPATEVP, from the coding sequence AGGGCCATCAGATATTCGACCGCTTGTGGTACTCGCCGGCCAGTTGGGCTCTCTTGGATCAGATGATTGTCAGCGGCTTGAGGTTTGCGACAACGATGATGATCGGGCGGTTTTGCGGCCCGGAGGAATTGGGCATCTATGTCTTGGCCTTCTCAGCCATCCTGTTTGTTTCCTTATCCCATGAATCTTTAATTGCCAAGCCCTATCAAGTCTTTTGCCAATCCATGAAAGCAACTCGCCAGCGGGTTTACACCGGCAGCGCGTTAATTCAGCTAATCTTGTTGGCAGTGCTGGTTATCACCGTGGCTTTGCTGTCGGTGATGACTATGTGGCTCAATTCGCTGAGCCCCAAATTATGCTGGGTCGTTCTGACACTGGCAGCCACCATGCCAGGCATTTTGCTGTGGGAGTTTGTTCGTCGCCAAGCCTTTGCGATGATGGATATGCGTTCAGTGGCAATCCTTGATAGCTGTCTGGCGTTTTTGCAACTGTCCTCATTGGTCATCATGGGATTGCTGGGGCACTTGACCCTCGTGCGGGCGTTAATCCTGATTGCCATCTGCTCGTCGGTGGTTGGTATGACACGTTTGTGGCAGCTACGTTCTCGGTATCGGGTACTACGACGCCGATTGGGATCAGACTTAGTCAAGAACTGGCGGTTCGGACGCTGGTTTTTTGCAGGACAAATCGTCGGACTGGTGCAGTCCTATGCAGTACCTTGGATTCTAACGTTCTACTATGGTGCCGAGAAAACGGGGATTCTGATGGCGTGCCAGACGCTGGTGTTACTTTCCAATCCACTCTTGATAGGACTGGCAAACTGGCTGGGACCGGCTTCGGTGCGCACCTATGTGACTGCCGGTGTCCAAGGAATGAACCGATTGCTGCTGAAAGTCTCTCTACTATCTAATGGCTGCATGATTTTCTTCGCACTGATGCTCTACCTGCTAGGTGAGTGGGTGCTGGTGTTAACGTTTGGTCCTGACTACAAAGGCCACGGGCACTTGGTAGCCATTACCGGCGTCACGGCCTTGGGGTTCAGTATGACAGTTTCTGGAAGTAGCGGTCTCTCCGCAATCCTGTACCCACGAGTCATTTTACTGGGCACACTCACGGGCTCGTTGGTCTCCGTCTTAACACTGCCATTGATGGTACAGCAGTGGGAATTGACGGGTGCTGCCTGGTCCTTGGCGGCTGGCAGCTTAACCTCAGGCAGCATTCATTTGTTTGGTTACTGGCTGTTTTCCAAGGCAAATCATTTGCAGCAGGATGCACCAGCTACGGAGGTGCCTTGA
- a CDS encoding PIG-L family deacetylase, whose product MHSLTLSNIKHVLCLGAHPDDIEIGCGGLLLNLLAANPKIQMDWVVMSANETRKREAEASFATWCQNRTQCRLICQTFSDSFFPCESRELKQALHRLASELRPDLILTTRRADLHQDHRLLAELTWNAFRDHLIWEYEIPKYDGDLGRPNLFFPLTEDVARIKIKRLMTHFESQHAKSWYRPETFESLMRIRAIECNAASGFAEAFEAAKVSLTVAS is encoded by the coding sequence ATGCATTCACTAACTCTATCGAATATTAAGCATGTTTTATGCCTGGGCGCCCATCCCGATGATATCGAAATCGGTTGTGGCGGATTACTATTGAATCTGTTAGCTGCGAATCCCAAGATACAAATGGATTGGGTAGTGATGTCCGCTAACGAAACGCGGAAACGAGAGGCCGAAGCAAGTTTTGCGACCTGGTGCCAGAATCGAACGCAATGTAGGCTAATTTGTCAGACATTTTCAGATTCTTTTTTTCCTTGCGAGAGTCGAGAGCTTAAGCAAGCGCTGCACCGTTTAGCCAGTGAATTGCGCCCAGACCTGATTTTGACGACGCGTCGTGCAGATTTGCATCAAGATCATAGACTGCTGGCAGAACTAACCTGGAATGCATTTCGAGATCACCTAATTTGGGAATACGAAATTCCTAAGTATGATGGAGACTTGGGGAGACCCAACCTATTTTTTCCGCTAACAGAGGATGTGGCTCGGATTAAAATTAAGCGATTGATGACGCACTTCGAGTCGCAACACGCCAAAAGTTGGTATCGACCGGAAACGTTTGAATCGCTGATGCGCATTCGTGCCATCGAATGCAATGCTGCGTCAGGATTTGCTGAGGCGTTTGAGGCTGCTAAGGTTAGCCTGACGGTAGCTAGTTGA